The Flavobacterium psychrophilum genome includes a region encoding these proteins:
- a CDS encoding excinuclease ABC subunit B, with protein MKRLLNIELQKLWKNRASKVLILTYFILLSFIALLSSVNFSFLGIDFRLADMGIFNFPYIWHLNTYIAALLKFFLAVVIVSMMANEYTYGTLKQNLIDGLSKKEFIASKFITVTLFAAVSTVFIFILSLILGYCFSSYTEISIVTTDLIYILAYFVKLTAFFAFCLYIGILIKRSAFAIGFIFVWWIVEGIIKGLLRWKILRDGELSDTVMGFFPLEAMSNLIKEPFTRLQAYKAIENQVSGKESFKFYGVHWYELVIVVCWIAIFVYLSYRTLKKRDL; from the coding sequence ATGAAACGTCTTTTAAATATAGAACTCCAAAAATTATGGAAAAACAGGGCAAGTAAAGTACTTATACTTACCTATTTTATCCTGCTTTCTTTTATAGCATTGCTTTCGTCGGTTAACTTTAGTTTCCTGGGAATAGACTTTCGCCTTGCCGATATGGGTATTTTTAACTTCCCATACATTTGGCATCTTAATACTTATATAGCTGCACTGCTCAAATTTTTCCTGGCTGTGGTAATTGTGTCTATGATGGCAAACGAATATACCTATGGCACATTAAAACAAAACCTTATTGACGGTTTAAGCAAAAAGGAATTTATAGCATCAAAATTCATAACTGTGACCCTGTTCGCTGCGGTATCAACAGTGTTTATATTTATCCTTTCGCTTATATTGGGATACTGTTTCTCATCGTATACAGAAATTTCTATTGTTACCACAGACCTTATTTATATTCTGGCCTATTTCGTTAAGCTGACAGCATTCTTTGCCTTCTGTTTATACATTGGTATACTTATCAAAAGATCGGCTTTTGCCATAGGTTTTATCTTTGTTTGGTGGATTGTAGAAGGTATTATAAAAGGACTTTTACGCTGGAAGATATTACGCGATGGCGAACTATCAGATACTGTTATGGGCTTTTTCCCGCTGGAAGCTATGAGTAACCTTATAAAAGAACCATTTACAAGGTTACAGGCATATAAAGCAATTGAAAATCAGGTATCCGGAAAAGAGAGTTTTAAATTCTATGGGGTTCATTGGTACGAATTGGTAATTGTAGTTTGCTGGATTGCCATTTTTGTATACTTATCCTACCGCACTTTAAAGAAAAGAGACTTGTAA
- a CDS encoding ABC transporter ATP-binding protein, producing the protein METILTITNLHKRFGKVHAVNNVSFEIQKGNVYGILGPNGSGKSTTLGIILNVVNKTSGSYSWFSGKLETHEALKKVGAIIERPNFYPYMTAYDNLKLVCNIKGAALSKIDEKLELVGLLDRKDSKFRTFSLGMKQRLAIASALLNDPEILILDEPTNGLDPQGIRQIRDIIRKIASFGTTILLASHLLDEVEKVCSHVLVLRKGQILYTGSVNGMISNEGFFELQADDANTLKNLMASHPATDKIEETEGKLLVYLKEPLEPAELNRYLSTNGLYLNHLVKRKHSLEEQFIQLTSNQPSN; encoded by the coding sequence TCTTTCGAGATACAAAAAGGTAATGTATACGGAATCCTTGGACCTAACGGCAGTGGAAAATCGACCACGCTGGGCATCATATTAAATGTTGTAAACAAAACGTCAGGCAGTTACAGCTGGTTTAGCGGCAAACTCGAAACGCACGAAGCATTAAAAAAAGTAGGCGCTATTATAGAGCGACCTAACTTTTACCCTTACATGACGGCATATGACAACCTAAAGCTTGTATGTAATATTAAAGGCGCTGCCCTGTCTAAAATTGACGAAAAACTGGAACTTGTAGGGTTACTGGATAGAAAAGACAGCAAATTCCGCACTTTTTCTTTGGGTATGAAACAACGCCTTGCTATTGCCTCTGCCTTGCTTAACGATCCTGAAATACTTATTCTTGATGAGCCTACAAACGGACTCGACCCTCAGGGTATCAGACAGATAAGGGATATCATCAGGAAAATTGCTTCTTTTGGCACTACTATTTTACTTGCCTCTCACCTTTTGGATGAAGTAGAAAAAGTATGCAGCCATGTGCTTGTACTTAGAAAAGGACAGATCTTATATACCGGAAGTGTAAACGGAATGATATCTAACGAAGGATTCTTTGAACTTCAGGCCGATGATGCCAATACATTGAAAAACCTTATGGCCAGCCATCCTGCAACAGATAAAATAGAAGAAACTGAAGGCAAACTATTGGTTTACCTTAAAGAGCCCCTGGAACCCGCCGAGCTTAACCGCTACCTGTCTACCAATGGCTTGTACCTTAACCATCTTGTAAAAAGAAAACACAGCCTTGAAGAGCAATTTATCCAGTTAACTTCTAATCAACCGTCAAACTAA